From a region of the Sebastes umbrosus isolate fSebUmb1 chromosome 10, fSebUmb1.pri, whole genome shotgun sequence genome:
- the spast gene encoding spastin isoform X1 yields the protein MASKSKDSGEVIKNYHKQAFEYVSKALRIDEDDTGDKEEAVKWYKKGISELERGIAVEITGRGAGEQYDRAKRLQDKMVTNRTMAKDRLALLEATMASKRRSDPPKTSNNNLPQPKPVPKSQPAVRGVSSNTRPSTVVRPPSRPTDPKVTPRVGRAQNGRPAAVKQPPKRDLKNFKNVDSKLANLILNEIVDSGTSVSFEDIAGQDMAKQALQEIVILPALRPELFTGLRSPARGLLVFGPPGNGKTMLAKAVAAESNATFFNISAASLTSKYVGEGEKLVRALFAVARELQPSVIFIDEVDSLLCERREGEHEASRRLKTEFLVEFDGVQSGKDDRVLVMGATNRPQELDEAVLRRFAKRVYVALPDEETRLTLLKNLLGKHGNPLSKNELAHLAKKSAGYSGSDLTSLAKDAALGPIRELGPEQVRSMAASEMRNIQMKDFEDSLKRIKPSVSPGTLTMYTKWNKDFGDTTAF from the exons atGGCAAGTAAGAGCAAAGACAGCGGTGAAGTTATTAAAAACTACCACAAACAGGCGTTTGAGTATGTATCCAAGGCATTACGGATCGACGAGGATGATACAG GAGATAAAGAGGAGGCTGTGAAGTGGTACAAGAAGGGCATCTCTGAGCTGGAGAGGGGGATAGCAGTAGAGATCACTGGAAGAG GAGCAGGAGAGCAATATGACAGAGCAAAGAGGCTTCAAGATAAAATGGTCACCAATCGCACCATGGCAAAAGACAGGCTTGCTCTTCTGG AGGCaacaatggcatctaagaggaGGAGTGATCCACCGAAGACTTCAAATAACAATCTTCCACAACCAAAGCCTGTGCCCAAAAGCCAGCCGGCAGTGCGAGGTGTGTCCTCTAACACCAGGCCCTCCACTGTTGTTAGACCCCCATCCAGACCCACTGATCCAAAG GTGACCCCACGGGTGGGAAGAGCTCAAAATGGAAGACCTGCAGCTGTGAAACAACCCCCAAAAAGGGATTTGAAAAACTTCAAGAATGTGGACAGCAAACTGGCCAACTTGATTCTGAATGAAATTGTTGACAG TGGAACATCTGTATCCTTTGAAGACATTGCAGGACAGGACATGGCCAAGCAAGCACTCCAAGAGATTGTCATCCTCCCTGCCTTAAGACCAGAG CTCTTTACTGGCCTGAGATCTCCGGCACGAGGTTTACTTGTATTTGGCCCGCCTGGAAACGGGAAAACAATGCTG GCAAAAGCGGTCGCAGCGGAGTCAAATGCCACATTCTTCAACATCAGCGCTGCCAGTTTGACCTCTAAATAT GTGGGAGAGGGCGAGAAGCTTGTACGAGCACTGTTTGCAGTTGCCAGAGAATTGCAGCCCTCTGTTATCTTTATCG atgAAGTTGACAGCTTGCTCTgtgaaaggagggagggagaacaCGAAGCTTCTCGTCGATTAAAAACCGAGTTCCTCGTTGAGTTCGATGGG GTGCAGTCAGGAAAGGATGACAGGGTGCTTGTAATGGGAGCGACCAACAGGCCTCAGGAGCTCGATGAAGCAGTACTGAG GCGCTTTGCAAAAAGGGTTTATGTGGCGTTGCCGGACGAGGAG ACAAGACTCACGCTGCTGAAAAACCTTTTGGGAAAGCATGGGAATCCACTGAGCAAAAATGAGCTGGCCCATCTCGCAAA AAAGAGCGCAGGATATTCAGGAAGTGATCTCACGTCATTAGCCAAAGACGCTGCGCTCGGCCCGATTAGAG AGTTGGGACCAGAACAAGTCCGAAGTATGGCTGCTAGTGAG ATGCGTAACATCCAGATGAAAGACTTTGAGGACTCCCTGAAGCGCATTAAGCCCAGTGTTAGCCCAGGGACTCTTACAATGTACACCAAATGGAACAAAGATTTTGGGGACACAACAGCTTTTTGA
- the spast gene encoding spastin isoform X2: MASKSKDSGEVIKNYHKQAFEYVSKALRIDEDDTGDKEEAVKWYKKGISELERGIAVEITGRGEQYDRAKRLQDKMVTNRTMAKDRLALLEATMASKRRSDPPKTSNNNLPQPKPVPKSQPAVRGVSSNTRPSTVVRPPSRPTDPKVTPRVGRAQNGRPAAVKQPPKRDLKNFKNVDSKLANLILNEIVDSGTSVSFEDIAGQDMAKQALQEIVILPALRPELFTGLRSPARGLLVFGPPGNGKTMLAKAVAAESNATFFNISAASLTSKYVGEGEKLVRALFAVARELQPSVIFIDEVDSLLCERREGEHEASRRLKTEFLVEFDGVQSGKDDRVLVMGATNRPQELDEAVLRRFAKRVYVALPDEETRLTLLKNLLGKHGNPLSKNELAHLAKKSAGYSGSDLTSLAKDAALGPIRELGPEQVRSMAASEMRNIQMKDFEDSLKRIKPSVSPGTLTMYTKWNKDFGDTTAF; the protein is encoded by the exons atGGCAAGTAAGAGCAAAGACAGCGGTGAAGTTATTAAAAACTACCACAAACAGGCGTTTGAGTATGTATCCAAGGCATTACGGATCGACGAGGATGATACAG GAGATAAAGAGGAGGCTGTGAAGTGGTACAAGAAGGGCATCTCTGAGCTGGAGAGGGGGATAGCAGTAGAGATCACTGGAAGAG GAGAGCAATATGACAGAGCAAAGAGGCTTCAAGATAAAATGGTCACCAATCGCACCATGGCAAAAGACAGGCTTGCTCTTCTGG AGGCaacaatggcatctaagaggaGGAGTGATCCACCGAAGACTTCAAATAACAATCTTCCACAACCAAAGCCTGTGCCCAAAAGCCAGCCGGCAGTGCGAGGTGTGTCCTCTAACACCAGGCCCTCCACTGTTGTTAGACCCCCATCCAGACCCACTGATCCAAAG GTGACCCCACGGGTGGGAAGAGCTCAAAATGGAAGACCTGCAGCTGTGAAACAACCCCCAAAAAGGGATTTGAAAAACTTCAAGAATGTGGACAGCAAACTGGCCAACTTGATTCTGAATGAAATTGTTGACAG TGGAACATCTGTATCCTTTGAAGACATTGCAGGACAGGACATGGCCAAGCAAGCACTCCAAGAGATTGTCATCCTCCCTGCCTTAAGACCAGAG CTCTTTACTGGCCTGAGATCTCCGGCACGAGGTTTACTTGTATTTGGCCCGCCTGGAAACGGGAAAACAATGCTG GCAAAAGCGGTCGCAGCGGAGTCAAATGCCACATTCTTCAACATCAGCGCTGCCAGTTTGACCTCTAAATAT GTGGGAGAGGGCGAGAAGCTTGTACGAGCACTGTTTGCAGTTGCCAGAGAATTGCAGCCCTCTGTTATCTTTATCG atgAAGTTGACAGCTTGCTCTgtgaaaggagggagggagaacaCGAAGCTTCTCGTCGATTAAAAACCGAGTTCCTCGTTGAGTTCGATGGG GTGCAGTCAGGAAAGGATGACAGGGTGCTTGTAATGGGAGCGACCAACAGGCCTCAGGAGCTCGATGAAGCAGTACTGAG GCGCTTTGCAAAAAGGGTTTATGTGGCGTTGCCGGACGAGGAG ACAAGACTCACGCTGCTGAAAAACCTTTTGGGAAAGCATGGGAATCCACTGAGCAAAAATGAGCTGGCCCATCTCGCAAA AAAGAGCGCAGGATATTCAGGAAGTGATCTCACGTCATTAGCCAAAGACGCTGCGCTCGGCCCGATTAGAG AGTTGGGACCAGAACAAGTCCGAAGTATGGCTGCTAGTGAG ATGCGTAACATCCAGATGAAAGACTTTGAGGACTCCCTGAAGCGCATTAAGCCCAGTGTTAGCCCAGGGACTCTTACAATGTACACCAAATGGAACAAAGATTTTGGGGACACAACAGCTTTTTGA